The following is a genomic window from Pseudomonas promysalinigenes.
GTTGTCCCAGCTGATTCACGACTTCACCTTTGGCCAGCACGGCAAGGTGTTTCTGGTGCGCAACGACGGCCTGATTCAGGTGCATCCGGATAACGCTTTAAGCGGTAAGCGCCAGCTTGCAGAGCAGGTTGGCAGTGAGGCAGCGCAGACCTTGATGGCTTCGGCGGGCAAGCTGCAGAGCAGCCGCTTCAGCCGTGATGGCCAGACCTATGTGGCCCTTGGCCTACCGCTGCGGGACTTGAACTGGACACTGGTGGCCGAGGTGCCGGAAACGGAAATCTACGCGCCAATGCGCCAGGCGGTGTGGCTGACCAGCCTGATCGGTGGCGCGGTTGCACTGGCGTCGCTACTGCTGGTGGTACTGCTGGCGCGCGGCCTGGTCAGGCCTATTCGGCGGGTCACCGATGCGCTGGTGCAGATTGGCAGCGGCAGCGGCGACCTCAGTCATCGTTTGGACGATGCCCGCCAGGATGAACTGGGTGACCTGGCGCGGGGGTTCAACCGTTTCCTCGACAGCCAGCGTGGCCTGATCGGCGAGGTGCTGCATACCAGCGAACGCCTGCATCAAGCTGTCGCCCAGGTGGCCCAGGTAGTGGATAACACTGCTGAGCGCTCCGGGCGTCAGCAGGAAATGACCGAAATGGTTGCCACCGCGGTGCACGAGATGGGCCTGACCGTGCAGGACATTGCCCGTAATGCCGGTGATGCGGCCCAGGCGTCGCAATCGGCGCGGGATGAAGCGTTGCAGGCGCGCGAAGTGGTGCGGCGCTCCATCGAGGGTATCGAGGGTATGTCAGGTGATATCGGCATGGCTGCCGAAGCGGTGAGCCAGTTGGCCGACGAAGTTGCCTCGATCGACGAAGTATTAGCGGTGATTCGTAGTATTTCCGAACAGACCAACCTGCTGGCCTTGAATGCCGCCATCGAGGCGGCCAGGGCAGGGGACATGGGCCGTGGGTTTGCTGTGGTGGCCGATGAAGTGCGTACCCTGGCCCGGCGCACGCAACTGTCCACCGATGAGGTGCAGCAGATGATTCAGCGCCTGAAGCAAGGCGCAGGCTCTGCCGTGAGCTCGATGCAGGCCGGGCAGCGCGCGACCGGCAGTGGTGTGGCGTCGAGCCAGCGTACTGGGGCATCGCTGGGCGCGATTACCGATCAGGTTGAACACATCAGCGACATGAATCATCAGGTGGCGACGGCAACCGAAGAACAGTCGGCGGTGACCGAAGAGATCAACCGGACGGTTCAGGGCATTTCCGACCTGGCGCGGGACACCGCTGCCGAGGTACAGGGTTGCCGTGAGCAGTGCCAAGCGTTGCGCACACTGGCCGATGACCTCGCGCGGCAGATGGGTGGGTTCAAGCTTTAGGTTGCTGGAGCGGGTGTGTGGGGTTTTTGCGACACGAAGACGCTCCGGGGGCATGGCTTGGGATTTTTTGTGGTGCAGAAATCGAGCGCCGCCCGCGCGGCGCATCGCGAGCTGCGCTCGCTCCTACGTTTGTTTCGGGCCAGTAACGCCTGTGGCAGACGCGCGCGACCGCCTTGTTCGTACGACGCGATAGTGCGCCATGCACCAAGGCGTCCGCGCGCAAATCCCACAGGATTAATTGGCCCGAAACAAACGTAGGAGCGAGCGCAGCTCGCGATGCGCCGCGCGGGCGGCGCTCGATTTGCGCACCACAGAAATTCCCAAGCCAAGCCCCTAGATCGCGCGCCCCCTGCAGGAGCCGCCTCGTGTCGCGAAAAGAGGGCGAAACCCCCTCAGCCCTCCGTCAGGCGCCGATGATGCTACGGATATCCGCCGCCAGCTCACGCACCCGCTCTTGCTCGGTATCCCACGAGCACATGAACCGCGCGCCACCACTGCCAATGAAGGTATAGAACCGCCAGCCCTTGGCCCGCAGTGCTTCAATCGCAGGCTCCGGCATTTGCAGGAACACCCCGTTGGCCTCTACCGGGAACATCAATTCTACCCCCGGCAGGTCAGCGACCAGCGATGCCAGCAACTGCGCGCATTGGTTGGCGTGGCCGCCATGACGTAACCAGGCGCCATCTTCCAGCAAGCCCACCCACGGCGCCGACAAAAAGCGCATCTTCGAAGCCAACTGCCCGGCCTGTTTGCAGCGGTAGTCGAAGTCTTCGGCCAGCTGGCGGTTGAAGAACAGGATCGCCTCGCCCACCGCCATGCCGTTCTTGGTACCGCCAAAGCACAGCACATCGACGCCTGCCTTCCAGGTCAGCTCGGCTGGGCTGCAGCCGAGGAACGCGCAGGCGTTGGTGAAGCGTGCGCCGTCCATGTGCAGGTTCAGGCCCAGCTCCTTGCAGGTGGCACTGATGGCCTTGAGCTCGTCAGGGCGGTAGACGGTCCCCACCTCGGTGGCCTGGGTGATGGTGACCACCCGCGGTTTGGGGTAATGGATGTCTTGACGCTTGAGCGCCACTTCGCGAATCGATTCGGGCGTCAGCTTGCCATTGACGCTGCCTGCGGTCAGCAGTTTGGAGCCGTTGGAGAAGAACTCCGGCGCGCCGCACTCGTCGGTTTCGACGTGGGCGGTCTCGGAGCAGATCACGCTGTGGTAGCTCTGGCACAGCGAGGCCAGGGCCAGGGAGTTGGCGGCGGTGCCGTTGAAGGCGAAAAACACTTCGCAGTCGGTTTCAAACAGCTTGCGGAAGTATTCCGAGGCGCGCTCGGTCCACTGGTCGTCGCCGTAGGCGCGGTCGTGGCCGAGGTTAGCCTTTTCCATCGCGGCCCAGGCTTCGGGGCAGATACCGGAATAGTTGTCGCTGGCGAATTGTTGGCTTTTGTCTGTCATCACACGGTCCTGTGTACGGCGCAGAATCGCACTCTAAACCATCGCTTCGCAGCTTGCCTATACAAGTTGTACGTTGGCAGACAATGGGGGCCTGGGTTACCCCGTTCGCTATACCGGTAAGCCCCTGGGGTCAGCTCAAAGGTCGAACAAGCACTACAAGCGATGCATACGCGGGCGGGACGACGACGATTTGGCGGACGGCAATCTGGAAGTACTGGCCATCTTCCTGGTATACCGAGCCGGTCTTCAACCGCAAGAAGGTGTCGGCCAGAGGACCATCATCCATTTCATATGCAGGCTCGCCGAGGAGCCCTTTAATAACCACTACTCC
Proteins encoded in this region:
- a CDS encoding methyl-accepting chemotaxis protein, whose protein sequence is MVATAVHEMGLTVQDIARNAGDAAQASQSARDEALQAREVVRRSIEGIEGMSGDIGMAAEAVSQLADEVASIDEVLAVIRSISEQTNLLALNAAIEAARAGDMGRGFAVVADEVRTLARRTQLSTDEVQQMIQRLKQGAGSAVSSMQAGQRATGSGVASSQRTGASLGAITDQVEHISDMNHQVATATEEQSAVTEEINRTVQGISDLARDTAAEVQGCREQCQALRTLADDLARQMGGFKL
- a CDS encoding threonine aldolase family protein, with translation MTDKSQQFASDNYSGICPEAWAAMEKANLGHDRAYGDDQWTERASEYFRKLFETDCEVFFAFNGTAANSLALASLCQSYHSVICSETAHVETDECGAPEFFSNGSKLLTAGSVNGKLTPESIREVALKRQDIHYPKPRVVTITQATEVGTVYRPDELKAISATCKELGLNLHMDGARFTNACAFLGCSPAELTWKAGVDVLCFGGTKNGMAVGEAILFFNRQLAEDFDYRCKQAGQLASKMRFLSAPWVGLLEDGAWLRHGGHANQCAQLLASLVADLPGVELMFPVEANGVFLQMPEPAIEALRAKGWRFYTFIGSGGARFMCSWDTEQERVRELAADIRSIIGA